In one Tessaracoccus palaemonis genomic region, the following are encoded:
- the aceE gene encoding pyruvate dehydrogenase (acetyl-transferring), homodimeric type, with protein sequence MRGEEPEVAQNEVGPILNGLPTNLPDIDPAETAEWLESLDGVIEAGGRNRARYVMLKLLERARERQIGVPSLTGTDYVNTIPASKEPAFPGDETLERGIRRLLRWNAAIMVHRAQRPGVGVGGHIASYASSATLYEVGFNHFFRGKDHPGGGDQLFFQGHASPGMYARAFLEGRLSEDDLDGFRQEHSHYASDGKLHALPSYPHPHQMPNFWEFPTVSMGIGPINAIYQAQFNRYLHNRGIKDTSQQRVWAFLGDGEMDEVESRGALQLAANEELDNLTFVVNCNLQRLDGPVRGNGKIIQELEAFFRGAGWNVIKVVWGRGWDPLLENDSDGALVNLMNSTTDGDFQTYKANDGEFVRKHFFDRDPRTSAMVKDWSDDDIWRLTRGGHDYNKVFAAYKAATEFTGAPTVILAHTIKGYFLGKHFAGRNATHQMKKLALDDLKGFRDRVNVPVTDEQLEADPYRPPYIHPGQDDPRIQYLQERRRELGGYLPERRGDRKFISLPGEKAYASSKKGSGNQQVATTMAFVRLLKDLMRDKEFAPRVVPIIPDEARTFGMDAFFPTIKIYNPHGQNYTPVDNELFLSYRESKSGQILHTGINEAGSTAAFTAAATSYATHGEPMVPIYIFYSMFGFQRTADAIWAAADQLSRGFLIGATAGRTTLTGEGTQHMDGHSPMIASTNTAVASYDPAYGYEIAHIVADGLRRMYGEKPESVMYYLTVYNEPIVQPAEPEGVEVEGILKGMYLLRPGSFEGVDANARRAQILASGVGVPWALEAQELLKNDFGVVADVWSVTSWGELRREGLSHDKARFRDPFGQIEPTWVEKKLTDAPGPVVAVSDFMRAVPDQIREWVPGDYTTLGADGFGFSDTRAAARRYFNIDGPSIAVAVLQRLAAAGEVPQEWATQAAAKYELDDVTKGSSGNAGGDA encoded by the coding sequence ATGCGTGGAGAGGAACCAGAAGTGGCTCAGAACGAGGTCGGCCCGATTCTCAACGGCCTGCCAACCAATCTGCCCGACATCGACCCCGCAGAGACCGCCGAATGGCTGGAGTCCCTGGACGGCGTCATCGAGGCAGGGGGCAGGAACAGGGCCCGCTACGTGATGCTGAAGCTGCTGGAGCGGGCGCGCGAGCGTCAGATCGGCGTGCCTTCGCTCACCGGCACCGACTACGTCAACACCATCCCCGCCAGCAAGGAGCCGGCGTTCCCCGGCGACGAGACGCTCGAGCGCGGCATCCGTCGGCTGCTCCGCTGGAACGCGGCCATCATGGTGCACCGCGCGCAGCGCCCCGGCGTCGGTGTCGGGGGCCACATCGCCTCGTACGCCTCCTCGGCGACGCTATACGAGGTGGGCTTCAACCACTTCTTCCGCGGCAAGGACCACCCGGGCGGCGGCGACCAGCTGTTCTTCCAGGGCCACGCGTCCCCCGGCATGTACGCCCGCGCCTTCCTCGAGGGCCGCCTGAGCGAGGACGACCTCGACGGCTTCCGCCAGGAGCACTCGCACTACGCCTCGGACGGGAAGCTGCACGCGCTGCCCAGCTACCCGCACCCGCACCAGATGCCGAACTTCTGGGAGTTCCCGACGGTGTCGATGGGCATCGGCCCGATCAACGCGATCTATCAGGCGCAGTTCAACCGATACCTGCACAACCGCGGCATCAAGGACACCTCCCAGCAGCGCGTCTGGGCGTTCCTCGGCGACGGCGAGATGGACGAGGTCGAGTCGCGCGGCGCGCTGCAGCTGGCCGCCAACGAGGAGCTCGACAACCTGACCTTCGTCGTCAACTGCAACCTGCAGCGCCTCGACGGCCCGGTCCGCGGCAACGGCAAGATCATCCAGGAGCTGGAGGCGTTCTTCCGCGGCGCCGGCTGGAACGTCATCAAGGTCGTCTGGGGCCGCGGCTGGGATCCGCTGCTGGAGAACGACTCCGACGGCGCGTTGGTCAACCTGATGAACTCCACGACCGACGGCGACTTCCAGACCTATAAGGCCAACGACGGCGAGTTCGTCCGCAAGCACTTCTTCGACCGCGATCCCCGCACCTCCGCGATGGTGAAGGACTGGAGCGACGACGACATCTGGCGCCTGACGCGCGGCGGCCACGACTACAACAAGGTCTTCGCCGCGTACAAGGCCGCCACCGAGTTCACTGGCGCCCCGACCGTGATCCTGGCGCACACCATCAAGGGCTACTTCCTCGGCAAGCACTTCGCCGGCCGCAACGCCACGCACCAGATGAAGAAGCTGGCCCTCGACGACCTCAAGGGCTTCCGCGACCGCGTCAACGTGCCCGTCACCGACGAGCAGCTCGAGGCCGACCCGTACCGCCCGCCGTACATCCACCCCGGCCAGGACGATCCCCGCATCCAGTACCTGCAGGAGCGCCGTCGCGAGCTCGGCGGCTACCTGCCGGAGCGTCGCGGCGACCGGAAGTTCATCTCGCTGCCCGGCGAGAAGGCCTACGCGTCGTCGAAGAAGGGATCCGGCAATCAGCAGGTCGCCACGACCATGGCCTTCGTCCGCCTCCTCAAGGACCTGATGCGCGACAAGGAGTTCGCTCCCCGCGTCGTCCCGATCATCCCCGACGAGGCGCGCACGTTCGGCATGGACGCGTTCTTCCCGACCATCAAGATCTACAACCCGCACGGCCAGAACTACACGCCGGTCGACAACGAGCTGTTCCTCAGCTACCGGGAGTCGAAGTCGGGCCAGATCCTGCACACCGGCATCAACGAGGCCGGCTCGACCGCCGCGTTCACCGCCGCGGCCACGTCGTACGCCACGCACGGCGAGCCGATGGTGCCGATCTACATCTTCTACTCGATGTTCGGCTTCCAGCGCACCGCCGACGCCATCTGGGCCGCCGCCGACCAGCTGTCGCGCGGCTTCCTGATCGGCGCCACCGCCGGCCGCACGACCCTGACCGGCGAGGGCACGCAGCACATGGACGGCCACTCGCCCATGATCGCCTCGACCAACACGGCCGTGGCCAGCTACGACCCGGCCTACGGGTACGAGATCGCGCACATCGTCGCCGACGGCCTGCGCCGCATGTACGGCGAGAAGCCCGAGAGCGTCATGTACTACCTGACGGTCTACAACGAGCCGATCGTCCAGCCGGCCGAGCCCGAGGGCGTCGAGGTCGAGGGCATCCTCAAGGGCATGTACCTGCTGAGGCCCGGCTCCTTCGAGGGCGTCGACGCCAACGCGCGTCGCGCGCAGATCCTCGCCTCCGGCGTCGGCGTCCCGTGGGCGCTCGAGGCCCAGGAACTCCTGAAGAACGACTTCGGGGTGGTCGCCGACGTGTGGAGCGTCACCTCCTGGGGTGAGCTGCGCCGCGAGGGCCTGAGCCACGACAAGGCCAGGTTCCGCGACCCGTTCGGCCAGATCGAGCCCACCTGGGTCGAGAAGAAGCTCACCGACGCGCCCGGCCCCGTCGTTGCGGTGTCCGACTTCATGCGCGCGGTCCCCGACCAGATCCGCGAGTGGGTCCCCGGCGACTACACGACGCTGGGCGCCGACGGATTCGGCTTCTCCGACACCAGGGCGGCCGCCCGTCGCTACTTCAACATCGACGGACCGTCGATCGCGGTCGCGGTGCTGCAGCGCCTCGCCGCCGCGGGCGAGGTCCCGCAGGAGTGGGCGACGCAGGCCGCCGCGAAGTACGAACTGGACGATGTGACCAAGGGGTCGTCCGGCAACGCCGGCGGCGACGCCTGA